The region TAACATACCATCATATGCTGCCATATATTGTTGTAGTTTTCCAACTTTCCCACTTTCACATCAAGACTCCTTGCGGTAATATGAACTTCGATGGCTTCAGTAGCTATATCTCTAGAGATGTCAAAAGCACTAGCTCCAAATCCAATCAAAACCACAATCTATTAATTAAGTGGTGACTTGTTTAGTACCCAAAAACAGCAGTGCCTTGAAAAAGGTGAAATCCACAACAGCATGTTTGATTATAAGGTTGGGAAGATTAAATCGAACCCATTAAACTTGAAATCAAATCAAACTAGTTCTCTTCTCTACATTGTATGACTTGATCTAGTAAAAGCTCTACAAGTGAAAAGAACAAAATCAGAACAAAGAAAAATCACTAAATCATACCTGTCCTCGAAATTGTTCAGGAACACGGTAATTGTGACTATGAATTTGATATCTTGGCCACTTCTCTATGCCTGAgtcaaaatacatataaaaattgtatatatatgtttttcaGTGTAATGACAGCTGCATGTGTACCAGAGTTTCAAAAAGAAGTCAACTCACTCACCCACTAGAGCAGGGATATGCGGCTCGACGAAGTTCCCAGTACATACAACCACAGCTTCGAACACTTCACTCACCGAGTCACTCCCCCGAGTCATCGACTCAACAAGCCACTCGCCATTCCTCTCGCCAACTCGCCCGACCCGAACGATCTCCGTGTTGAACCGAACCAACCCAACGAGTCCAAAGTCATGGGCGAACTTGGTGAGGAACCAGAGTACTTCTTCGTGACCCGGGAAGGTTCTGGAGTCCCCATTTTGTCGCTTTGAAAAAGGGTAGTCGAGGAATCCCATGAGCTGTCTGGGAAGGTTGGTGCGTAGAGCTCGGTAGAGGCTGCCATGGACGATGTCTCGTGCGGAGTCGAGACTGAG is a window of Humulus lupulus chromosome 4, drHumLupu1.1, whole genome shotgun sequence DNA encoding:
- the LOC133829875 gene encoding flavin-containing monooxygenase FMO GS-OX-like 7 isoform X4, whose translation is MGRSVSVGVIGAGVAGLCAARELKSEGHRVVVFEKGDRIGGTWVYDPRVESDPLSLDSARDIVHGSLYRALRTNLPRQLMGFLDYPFSKRQNGDSRTFPGHEEVLWFLTKFAHDFGLVGLVRFNTEIVRVGRVGERNGEWLVESMTRGSDSVSEVFEAVVVCTGNFVEPHIPALVGIEKWPRYQIHSHNYRVPEQFRGQIVVLIGFGASAFDISRDIATEAIEVHITARSLDVKVGKLENYNNIWQHMMIDHVCEDGRVAFQDGSSVCADTIFYCTGFKYHYPFLETNGIVTVDENRVGPLYSHVFPPSLAPGLSFIGIPVKAYAGPWVAKTLNSFPYTISDWIPKLAMCSDWIASTGELEIQDVRREHQEYKRNPRWIQGPVG